A window from Salvia miltiorrhiza cultivar Shanhuang (shh) chromosome 2, IMPLAD_Smil_shh, whole genome shotgun sequence encodes these proteins:
- the LOC131011282 gene encoding putative BPI/LBP family protein At1g04970 has product MADLIPPFLLLLLFTFSYNCVESIEQGHINAEISNRGLDFLKELLIEKAEFELVPLELPEIVKSVKIPIIGTVQMAATGITIETIHVTSSTLKSGDSGMVIDVSGATANLSMNWQYSYSTWLLPISVSDKGNATVQVEGLEVGLTLSLETVEGSLKVSLLECGCYVNGISIKLNGGASWLYQGLVDAFEDKISSAVEDAIPKKIKDAIVKLDNSLQSFPKEVSVTSIAALNVTLVGDPALNESSLDLKIDGLFSAKDEAGLSSLYHRIAQESASCKEADKMVKISLHEDVLRSASSVYYEAMKMHWIVDKVPDQSLLNTAGWRFIIPQLYKMYPNDDMNLNLTVSSPPTIQVEKRQINAKIPLDVVIDVLDGGKVVPVVCISVVIDASVSPEILGNTLVGVAKLNEFTMLLNWSKIGDLHMHLIQTLVSATLRTVVLPYVNLKLTTGFQMPPFHGYELQYAQILCADAWIVICSDVAPIKQFNLI; this is encoded by the exons ATGGCGGACTTAATCCCTCCATTTCTATTGCTCCTTTTGTTCACATTTTCCTATAATTGTGTTGAATCCATTGAGCAAGGGCATATCAACGCCGAAATATCGAACAGAGGGCTTGATTTCCTAAAGGAATTGCTGATTGAGAAGGCAGAGTTCGAATTAGTTCCGCTCGAGCTCCCCGAGATTGTGAAGTCCGTGAAAATTCCTATTATAGGTACTGTTCAGATGGCTGCTACCGGTATTACGATCGAAACAATCCACGTGACATCGTCCACGCTGAAGTCTGGAGATAGCGGGATGGTGATCGATGTTTCCGGCGCCACCGCCAATTTGAGCATGAATTGGCAGTATTCGTACAGTACTTGGTTGCTTCCGATTTCGGTCTCTGATAAGGGGAATGCTACCGTTCAG GTTGAAGGACTGGAAGTTGGCCTTACACTCAGTCTAGAGACTGTAGAAGGATCTCTAAAAGTGTCACTCTTGGAATGTGGGTGCTATGTGAATGGTATCTCTATAAAATTAAACGGAGGAGCATCGTGGCTCTATCAAGG GTTGGTGGATGCTTTTGAGGATAAAATTAGTTCTGCTGTAGAAGATGCTATTCCGAAGAAAATAAAGGATGCAATAGTGAAGCTTGACAATTCACTTCAATCTTTTCCTAAAGAAGTATCAGTAACTAGTATTGCTGCACTGAATGTTACACTTGTTGGTGATCCAGCTTTGAATGAATCGTCGCTTGACCTTAAAATTGATGGGTTATTCTCAGCCAAGGATGAAGCTGGACTTTCCAGCCTCTATCACAGAATAGCACAAGAATCAGCTTCCTGCAAGGAAGCTGATAAGATGGTCAAGATCTCATTGCATGAAGATGTGCTCAGGTCAGCATCATCAGTTTACTATGAG GCAATGAAGATGCACTGGATTGTCGACAAAGTGCCAGATCAATCTCTGTTGAACACAGCTGGTTGGAGGTTCATCATTCCCCAGTTGTATAAGATGTATCCAAATGATGACATGAATCTGAATCTCACTGTGTCTTCTCCACCAACCATACAAGTTGAAAAGCGGCAGATTAACGCAAAAATCCCCTTAGATGTAGTCATTGATGTTTTGGATGGGGGGAAAGTTGTACCAGTTGTGTGCATTTCTGTG GTAATCGATGCTTCTGTGTCTCCTGAGATTCTGGGAAATACTTTAGTTGGAGTCGCAAAATTAAATGAATTCACTATGTTACTTAACTGGAGTAAGATTGGTGACCTGCACATGCATCTAATCCAG ACACTAGTTTCTGCCACTCTGAGGACTGTGGTGTTGCCGTATGTCAACTTAAAACTCACCACCGGATTTCAGATGCCACCCTTCCACGGCTACGAGCTTCAATATGCCCAAATCCTATGTGCAGATGCTTGGATTGTGATATGCAGTGATGTTGCGCCTATAAAACAGTTCAATCTCATTTAG